One Pseudorhodoplanes sinuspersici DNA segment encodes these proteins:
- a CDS encoding HpcH/HpaI aldolase family protein, whose amino-acid sequence MTNMRYDPTTFRARLGRGDILAGTFIKTPGGHAVEIMGDLGLDFVVIDEEHAPFDRQAIDQALVAARAGQIAALVRVASAAPSNLLSVLDSGATGVLVPHVASVEKARDVVTSCRYVNGKRGFSNSPRAGRYGGLSLGEHVKLGDAITTIVAQIEDPEAIEHAEAIGRLDGIDALFIGRGDLAVAMGENSPDAPSVRKAAEQVCAAGKAAGKPVMVFVGNAADAQAMRSIGATAFIYSSDQGLMRQAAARAKSEITALT is encoded by the coding sequence ATGACGAATATGCGTTACGACCCGACCACCTTCCGCGCGCGGCTTGGCCGCGGCGATATTCTCGCCGGCACCTTCATCAAGACGCCGGGCGGACATGCGGTGGAGATCATGGGCGACCTTGGCCTCGACTTCGTGGTGATCGACGAGGAGCACGCGCCATTCGACCGGCAGGCGATTGATCAGGCGCTGGTTGCGGCACGCGCAGGGCAGATCGCCGCTCTTGTGCGCGTTGCTTCGGCGGCACCGTCCAATCTTCTGTCGGTACTAGATAGTGGCGCAACCGGCGTTCTCGTTCCCCATGTCGCGTCGGTCGAAAAGGCACGCGATGTCGTCACGAGCTGCCGCTATGTGAACGGCAAGCGCGGTTTCTCCAACTCGCCGCGTGCGGGGCGCTATGGCGGCTTGTCGCTTGGCGAACACGTCAAGCTCGGCGATGCGATCACGACCATCGTCGCCCAGATCGAGGATCCCGAAGCGATCGAACATGCCGAGGCGATCGGCCGGCTTGACGGCATCGATGCGTTGTTCATCGGTCGCGGCGATCTTGCCGTGGCAATGGGAGAGAACTCACCGGACGCGCCATCAGTTCGCAAGGCGGCGGAGCAGGTCTGCGCAGCCGGCAAGGCGGCGGGGAAGCCGGTGATGGTCTTCGTCGGCAACGCTGCGGACGCACAGGCGATGCGTTCGATCGGCGCGACCGCCTTCATCTATTCGTCCGATCAGGGCCTGATGCGTCAGGCGGCGGCACGGGCGAAATCTGAAATCACCGCATTAACATAA
- a CDS encoding ABC transporter ATP-binding protein, with protein sequence MNRLSVKGLTKRFGGLIANDAVSFDVPAEGVFAIIGPNGAGKTTLFNMISGFHEPTEGRVMFEGEDITAMPPELIAARGLVRTFQLAQLFQDLTVLENVKVGRHVRTRAGLFAALLRPAWARQEETNTDRVARELIDFVGLGSQAEVRASALPYGQQRLLEIARALAAEPTLLLLDEPAAGLNHDETSRLSEIIRRVSARGTTVLLIEHDMQLVMKTADWIVVLNFGRKIAEGTPDEVQRNPGVIEAYLGGAEMLHD encoded by the coding sequence ATGAACCGGCTGAGCGTCAAAGGACTCACGAAGCGATTCGGCGGTCTTATCGCCAACGATGCCGTGAGCTTCGATGTGCCGGCCGAAGGTGTCTTCGCGATCATCGGCCCGAATGGTGCAGGCAAGACGACGCTGTTCAACATGATTTCCGGCTTTCATGAGCCGACCGAAGGCCGCGTGATGTTCGAAGGCGAGGACATCACGGCCATGCCGCCTGAACTCATTGCCGCTCGTGGTCTCGTTCGCACATTTCAGCTCGCGCAGCTCTTCCAGGATCTCACCGTCCTCGAGAATGTGAAGGTCGGGCGGCATGTGCGCACGCGTGCAGGCCTCTTTGCCGCTTTGCTGCGTCCGGCCTGGGCACGACAGGAAGAGACGAATACCGATCGCGTCGCGCGCGAACTGATCGATTTCGTCGGCCTCGGATCGCAGGCCGAGGTGCGGGCATCAGCGTTACCCTACGGCCAGCAGCGCCTTCTGGAGATCGCGCGCGCCCTGGCGGCCGAACCGACATTGCTGCTGCTGGATGAGCCGGCCGCGGGTCTCAATCACGACGAGACATCGCGGCTCTCCGAGATCATCCGCCGGGTCTCGGCCCGTGGCACGACCGTGCTGTTGATCGAGCACGATATGCAGCTTGTGATGAAAACGGCGGACTGGATCGTCGTGCTCAATTTCGGCCGCAAGATCGCCGAAGGCACACCGGACGAGGTGCAGCGCAACCCCGGTGTGATCGAGGCCTATCTCGGCGGCGCGGAGATGCTGCATGACTGA
- a CDS encoding branched-chain amino acid ABC transporter permease: protein MTDFAYFGQTIVNGLSVGCIYGLIGIGFCVIYNASGIVNFAQGAFVMLGGMLTYLFFSVWHVPLFLAALAAIAVVAVTGIVIERLVVRPLWDRKATMFVMILATLAVQIVIDRSTLLIAGDQPKSLPVFTDLPPLRFGGITIGFQTLWIIGGSLILIAALAFFFSKTLVGRAMRACSINREAAALQGIPVSHMLAASFALSAALGAIAGILVTPTQFTAYNVGTPFAISGFIAAIVGGFGRPFGAFLGGLALGVAQALAVYSLGSGLKNVAALSVLLIFLFLRPNGILGAAK, encoded by the coding sequence ATGACTGACTTCGCCTATTTCGGACAGACGATCGTTAACGGGCTCAGCGTCGGCTGTATCTACGGGCTGATCGGCATCGGCTTCTGCGTGATCTACAATGCCAGCGGCATCGTCAATTTTGCGCAAGGCGCGTTTGTGATGCTGGGCGGCATGCTGACCTATCTGTTTTTCAGTGTGTGGCATGTGCCGCTCTTCCTCGCAGCGCTGGCCGCGATTGCCGTGGTCGCTGTCACCGGCATCGTTATCGAACGCCTCGTCGTACGGCCCTTGTGGGATCGCAAGGCGACGATGTTCGTCATGATCCTTGCGACACTCGCCGTCCAGATCGTGATCGATCGCTCCACATTGCTGATTGCCGGAGACCAGCCGAAAAGCCTGCCGGTCTTTACCGATCTGCCGCCATTGCGATTTGGCGGCATTACGATCGGCTTTCAGACGCTGTGGATCATTGGCGGGTCGCTGATCCTGATTGCGGCACTGGCGTTCTTCTTCAGCAAGACATTGGTCGGCCGGGCCATGCGCGCCTGCTCGATCAATCGCGAAGCGGCGGCGCTGCAAGGCATTCCTGTCTCGCACATGCTGGCTGCATCCTTCGCACTGAGCGCTGCCCTCGGCGCCATTGCCGGCATCCTGGTCACGCCGACGCAGTTCACGGCCTACAATGTCGGCACTCCCTTTGCGATCAGCGGCTTTATTGCGGCCATTGTTGGCGGTTTCGGTCGGCCATTTGGCGCATTTCTCGGTGGGTTGGCTCTTGGCGTGGCGCAGGCGCTTGCTGTGTACAGCCTCGGGTCCGGCCTCAAGAACGTTGCGGCGCTTTCGGTGCTGCTGATCTTCCTGTTCCTGCGTCCCAATGGAATTCTCGGAGCGGCCAAGTAA